One Gossypium raimondii isolate GPD5lz chromosome 3, ASM2569854v1, whole genome shotgun sequence genomic window carries:
- the LOC105796919 gene encoding uncharacterized protein LOC105796919 isoform X1 has product MEENKEGSTKLKAQDETRNRPSIFVIGCPNVGKRTLISRLASVEFEEEDSSQVVVHGWTINTKYYTADVSLCMAHLQDGFSAQTLPIFNHSTALVMVFDMSHLSTFSALQDWISYTDIQNLEILICIGNKVDRVPGHPVHAEYAKRIHKLDDSSTHPSSDFTRYGISEAERSSLLENEDPSSDIRRKCLEWCIDHNIEFIEACALNADFDKCLSVDGDLQGVERLYGAISAHMWPGMVLKSGDMITEPSLPEKEDSSEEEPDYQFEYEVLSAGSAEPGNGIVEEWISASPANTFLDIGKSVDAGNSDSDCVQGNITRCEKEESHTFPTGSALGEKIDRMEPNAEEPGRASASEVDDGPHYEFEDLEQLMSEIGNIRSNLRLMPDFQRREMAAKLAIKMAAMFGGDSDDEEEI; this is encoded by the exons ATGGAAGAAAACAAGGAAGGATCCACAAAATTGAAAGCCCAGGATGAGACTAGGAACCGACCCTCCATTTTTGTCATTGGATGTCCCAACGTCGGCAAGCGCACCCTGATCTCCC GGCTTGCTTCTGTGGAGTTCGAAGAAGAAGATAGCTCCCAAGTGGTAGTCCATGG CTGGACTATCAATACGAAATACTACACTGCTGATGTTTCTCTGTGTATGGCTCATCTTCAAGATGGATTTTCAGCTCAAACCCTCCCTATATTTAACCATTCAACCGCCTTGGTCATGGTTTTTGATATGTCTCAT CTGTCAACTTTTTCTGCTCTTCAGGATTGGATATCTTACACTGATATCCAAAACTTGGAGATTTTAATCTGCATCGGAAACAAAGTTGATCGAGTTCCAGGTCATCCTGTCCATGCTGAATACGCAAAACGCATACACAAACTTGATGATTCCTCTACTCATCCTTCATCTGACTTCACTCGATATGGAATTTCTGAAGCTGAAAGAAGCAGTCTATTGGAAAATGAAGACCCATCTTCCGACATTCGCAGGAAATGCTTGGAGTGGTGTATTGACCACAACATTGAGTTCATCGAAGCTTGTGCTTTGAATGCTGATTTTGACAAAT GTTTGTCAGTTGATGGAGATTTACAAGGAGTTGAACGTCTTTATGGTGCTATTTCTGCTCATATGTGGCCTGGAATGGTTCTGAAATCTGGTGATATGATAACTGAACCTTCGCTACCTGAGAAAGAAG ATTCATCAGAGGAAGAGCCTGATTATCAGTTTGAATATGAAGTGTTATCTGCGGGTTCAGCTGAACCAGGGAATGGCATTGTTGAAGAATGGATTTCTGCAAGTCCGGCTAACACATTCCTGGATATAGGGAAATCAGTTGATGCGGGAAATTCTGATTCAGATTGTGTTCAAGGAAACATAACCAGATGTGAAAAGGAAGAGTCACATACCTTTCCGACAGGTTCTGCTTTAGGGGAGAAAATTGACAGAATGGAACCCAATGCTGAAGAACCAGGTCGAGCTTCAGCTTCAGAAGTAGATGATGGCCCCCATTATGAATTTGAGGATTTGGAACAGTTGATGTCGGAGATTGGGAACATTCGCAGCAACTTGAGGTTAATGCCTGACTTTCAAAGGAGGGAGATGGCTGCCAAGCTGGCTATTAAAATGGCTGCCATGTTTGGAGGTGACAGTGATGATGAAGAGGAGATATGA
- the LOC105796919 gene encoding uncharacterized protein LOC105796919 isoform X2: protein MAHLQDGFSAQTLPIFNHSTALVMVFDMSHLSTFSALQDWISYTDIQNLEILICIGNKVDRVPGHPVHAEYAKRIHKLDDSSTHPSSDFTRYGISEAERSSLLENEDPSSDIRRKCLEWCIDHNIEFIEACALNADFDKCLSVDGDLQGVERLYGAISAHMWPGMVLKSGDMITEPSLPEKEDSSEEEPDYQFEYEVLSAGSAEPGNGIVEEWISASPANTFLDIGKSVDAGNSDSDCVQGNITRCEKEESHTFPTGSALGEKIDRMEPNAEEPGRASASEVDDGPHYEFEDLEQLMSEIGNIRSNLRLMPDFQRREMAAKLAIKMAAMFGGDSDDEEEI, encoded by the exons ATGGCTCATCTTCAAGATGGATTTTCAGCTCAAACCCTCCCTATATTTAACCATTCAACCGCCTTGGTCATGGTTTTTGATATGTCTCAT CTGTCAACTTTTTCTGCTCTTCAGGATTGGATATCTTACACTGATATCCAAAACTTGGAGATTTTAATCTGCATCGGAAACAAAGTTGATCGAGTTCCAGGTCATCCTGTCCATGCTGAATACGCAAAACGCATACACAAACTTGATGATTCCTCTACTCATCCTTCATCTGACTTCACTCGATATGGAATTTCTGAAGCTGAAAGAAGCAGTCTATTGGAAAATGAAGACCCATCTTCCGACATTCGCAGGAAATGCTTGGAGTGGTGTATTGACCACAACATTGAGTTCATCGAAGCTTGTGCTTTGAATGCTGATTTTGACAAAT GTTTGTCAGTTGATGGAGATTTACAAGGAGTTGAACGTCTTTATGGTGCTATTTCTGCTCATATGTGGCCTGGAATGGTTCTGAAATCTGGTGATATGATAACTGAACCTTCGCTACCTGAGAAAGAAG ATTCATCAGAGGAAGAGCCTGATTATCAGTTTGAATATGAAGTGTTATCTGCGGGTTCAGCTGAACCAGGGAATGGCATTGTTGAAGAATGGATTTCTGCAAGTCCGGCTAACACATTCCTGGATATAGGGAAATCAGTTGATGCGGGAAATTCTGATTCAGATTGTGTTCAAGGAAACATAACCAGATGTGAAAAGGAAGAGTCACATACCTTTCCGACAGGTTCTGCTTTAGGGGAGAAAATTGACAGAATGGAACCCAATGCTGAAGAACCAGGTCGAGCTTCAGCTTCAGAAGTAGATGATGGCCCCCATTATGAATTTGAGGATTTGGAACAGTTGATGTCGGAGATTGGGAACATTCGCAGCAACTTGAGGTTAATGCCTGACTTTCAAAGGAGGGAGATGGCTGCCAAGCTGGCTATTAAAATGGCTGCCATGTTTGGAGGTGACAGTGATGATGAAGAGGAGATATGA
- the LOC105796921 gene encoding uncharacterized protein LOC105796921, with product MAGHSDSSSSEKKSSEAMNDVPTFSTENMQNNMKVIYYSRTFMSIIGGVIAGILGFTGFMGFIFYFLVMAITSIGLIAKAKFSVHLYFDSWNRIILDGFMGGLMSFVLFWTFAYDIVHIF from the exons ATGGCTGGACATAGTGATTCAAGTTCGTCTGAAAAGAAATCAAGTGAAGCCATGAATGACGTACCGACCTTTAGCACGGAGAATATGCAAAATAACATGAAAGTTATATATTACAG CCGAACGTTTATGTCTATCATCGGAGGAGTTATTGCTGGAATTTTAGGGTTCACAGGCTTTATGGggtttatcttttattttcttgtcaTGGCAATTACTTCAATTGGACTCATAGCAAAGGCAAAGTTCTCAGTccatttatattttgatagcTGGAACCGGATTATACTCGATGGTTTCATGGGCGGTCTTATG TCATTCGTGCTATTTTGGAC ATTTGCCTACGACATTGTGCATATATTCTGA